From the Campylobacter concisus genome, the window GAGACTAAAATTTTCATTTACACACTTTCATCAGGTCTTTTTTTAGGGGCATTATACGCAAAAATTCTTTAAAATTTTAAGAAAGCTGTGATAAAATCCAAGCCTTTAAAGGATAAAATTTGAAAGAAATTTTGATAACAAATGACGATGGATTTGAGGCAACTGGCTTGCTTGCCTTAAAAGAAGCTTTAAGCGAGCTAGATGGCGTGAACGTCACGATCGTAGCTCCAAGCTCTGAAAAATCAGCCTGCGCTCACTCTTTGACACTCACAAGACCACTTAGGTTCATAAAACTTGATGATAATTTTTTTAAACTCGATGACGCAACGCCAAGTGACTGCGTCTATCTCGCACTTCACGCACTTTATAACAAAAAGCCAGATCTAGTGATAAGCGGCATAAATCACGGAGCAAATTTGGGTGAAGATATAACCTACTCTGGCACGTGCGGAGCGGCGATGGAGGGCGTTTTGCAAGGCATTAGAAGTATTGCCTTTTCGCAGTTTTATGCAAATAATTCATTAAATGAACTTGGCTTTGAGCTAGCAAAAGAGGTGGTGAAATTTATCGTATCAAAGGTGCTAGAGGGTGAAATTTCGCTAAATCAAAGAGAATTTCTAAATGTAAATATCCCAGCCGTAACTAGCAAAAATTTCAAAGGCTACTCCATCGTCCCAGCTGGCAAACGCACCTACGCCACGCATGCTACGCTTAATCGCAACCCAAGAGGTATCGAGTACTACTGGCTTGGAAATGCTGCGCTTGAATACGAAAAAGGCGAGCCAAGTGACATCAGCAAGGTAAATGAGGGCTTTGCCACGATAACGCCCATAAAACTAAATATGACTTCATATGAGAGCTTGGAGAGCCTAAAGGGGAAATTTGATGCAAAATGATAGATTTACAAGGATAAGATGGCTCTTTGGTGAGGATGGTTTTAGCAGGCTTCAAAGCGCAAAAGTGCTAGTTTGTGGAGCTGGTGGTGTGGGTGGAATGTGCGTAGATGCGCTTGCTAGAAGCGGGGTCGGAAGCATCACGCTGATCGACAAAGACATTTTTGACGTGACAAATCAAAACCGCCAAATTTACAGCGAAAACGTAGGCGGCGTAAAGGTGGAGGAGTTTGCCAAAATTTATCCTTGCATCACGCCTATGCAGACGCTGATCACGCCTGAGTTTGTCACTGGATTTGACTTTAGTAAATTTGACGTGGTGATCGATGCTATCGATGATATCACCGCCAAGATTGCCCTTGCAAACGCAGTAGATCCTAGCAAATTTATAGCCTCGATGGGTGGGGCAAAAAGGGTTGATCCAACCAAGATCAAGGTGGCCTGCGTTTGGAAAACTTCGGTCGATCCACTAGCTAGAAAATATAGATATGAGCTCAAAAAATCAGGCTTTAGCGGTAAATTTGACGTGGTCTTTTCAACAGAAGAGCCACTTTGCAAGCCACTTGGAAGCTTCATGGGCGTGACTGCTTGCTTTGGGCTAAATTTAGCTTCACTAGCTGTTAAAAAGATAGTTGGGCAGTAAGTCAAAAATTTACTCTCCAAGCAAAATTTTAAATTAAAGCTGGCATTTTTGGATATAAATTTAATAGCCAGCTCTACAAAATACGAATTTAACAATCCAAGATGAGAATCTAGCAAATTTTAAAATTTATAAGCGAGTAATTTCGGCTCTAAAATTTGAGATAAGCGGTAAGCAAAGCCAAGATTTTTAATCGAAACATTAACCCATAAGCCCTAAATCTTGGCTACAGCGTGGAAATCGCTTTTTTAGTAACAGGGGCTTATGGAAATTTTATAAAATCAAAAGAGAAAAACTAAACAAGACAAGGTAAATTCTCTTTGATTTTATGGAAGTATCATACAAATTTTAGTAGTCAATTCTTGCGAGTGAATGAAAGTTTTAAAATTTGCAAAGACGGCTTGATTAAATTTGCAATTTTTTATTCAAAAGGGAGGCAAGTGGACTTAATTTTACTTCTCAGGCTCGCAACTACGTGGCAGACACGAAGTCCATCCCCTTATCCCCCTCCTTGCCCCTTTTTTAATCCACCCCCTCGCACATTCAAGGGGCATGTGCTAGTACTTCGCACTGCATGCGGTCTAAACTCTATCAAATTTAAAATTTAAGAGTGAGCATATCACGCTTCTAAATTTAGTGGCGAATATTTATGAATCCTAAAATTAGTAAGTTGCTAAGGCAAATGAGTAAGATTTTAAAATTTGTAAAGATAGTAAAATCTATTTTTTTAAATAGAGACTTTGAATTTTAAAAATTTATATAGTTTTCGGATTAAATTCAAATCAGCCAGCTGCAAATTTAGCAGCCAGCTAAAATTTTAGTTTTTATGTATGCGAAGGTAGCTATTTAGTGCGCCAACATAGGCTTTTGCGCTTGCCATCATAGTATCTATGTCAAGTCCATGGCCTATTACAGCCGTTTTGCCCTCAAACTCGACCTTTACATCAACCTTTGCAAGTGCGTCTTTACCTTGGGAAACAGATGCCACTTTATAGTCTTTTAGTGTACCGCTAATGCCACTAATACGATCAACTACCTTAAATATCGCATCAGCGGTACCATTTCCTAGAGCTGAGTCGCTGATGATCTCATCATTGTGTTTTATGCTAATTGAAGCGCTTGCAAGGCTTCCGCCGCTACTTTGAAGAAGAGCCGTGATCTCATAAGCTTGTGGAATTTTTGTAATCTCTTCAGCTACAAGAGCTCTGATATCATCATCAAATATCTCTTTTTTCTTATCAGCTAGCTCTTTAAATTTTTCAAAAGCCTTATTAAGAGCATCGCTATCAAGGTCAAATCCAAGGCTAGCAAGCTTATCTTTAAACGCGTGGCGACCACTATGCTTACCTAAAACAAGAGAATTTTTCTCAAGGCCTATACTCTCAGCGCTAATTATCTCATAGGTCTCTTTATGTTTTAGCACGCCGTCTTGATGTATGCCACTCTCATGAGCAAATGCGTTTTTACCAACGATAGCTTTGTTTGGTTGAGGCTCAATGCCTATAATACTAGCAATCAGTCTTGAAGTTGGATAAATTTCTTTTGAGATAATGTCTGTATAAAGTGGAGCAAAGACGTCTTGGCGAGTTTTAATAGCCATCACGATCTCTTCAAGTGCAGCATTTCCAGCACGCTCACCTATGCCATTGATCGTACCTTCGACCTGCCTTGCGCCAGCTTTTATAGCCGCTAACGAGTTTGCCGTAGCCATGCCTAAGTCATTATGATTATGTACAGAGATTATCGCTCTATCGCCTACAAATTTTACTATTTCACTAATGCGAGCAGTTATCTCTTCAGGATATAAATAACCAACTGTATCAGGGATATTTAAAGTTCTTGCACCCGCATTTATGGCAGCATCACAAATTTCTTTTAAAAAGCTCATTTCACTTCTACAAGCGTCCTCGCAGCTAAACTCCACATCATCGCAAAAGGTTTTTGCGTATTTTATAGACTCGATTGCACGTTTTATTACTTCATCTGGGCTCATTTTTAGCTTGTACTCCATATGAATTGGGCTTGTCGCTATAAATGTATGAATTCTCTTATTTTTAGCTGGAGCCAATGCCTCGCCAGCTGCCTTAATATCACGCTCAACTGCGCGTGCAAGAGAGCAAACCTTGATATTTGAGGCTTGCTTTGCTATTTGATTTACCGCATCAAAGTCCCCTGGGCTTGCTGCTGCAAATCCAGCCTCCATAACATCCACACCAAGCCTTTCAAGCTGAAGTGCGATCTGTAATTTTTCAGCTGTATTCATCGATGCACCAGGGCTTTGCTCACCATCTCTTAAAGTCGTATCAAAGATTATAATTTTATTCTTATCCATTTTTGTCCTTTTTTTATTTTTATATTTAAATTTTAAATTTAATGAGTTAAATAAATAGAAATTTGCTACCTAAGTAGCAGCAGTAGAGAGTTTTTGATTTCGATTTTTGGTAAAAATTTACGTGATTTTATGACGCCATTTTCGCTCATTCGCTCTCCTTTTTTTTGGAATTTTTACTAAACATTATAGTGGCTCTTACTATACCATAAAGCATATAGACGCTCATAACCAAAGTCGCACTTTCAAATGGATATAGATAAAGCATCGAAAACGCAACTACAAGAGCTACTAAAATTCTTATCACATGGGTTTGTTTTAAATTTATTTTTTTAAAACTTGGATAGCGGATGTTGCTAACCATTAAAGCTGCCAGAGTAGCTTCAAGTAGCATCAAGCACCACTCAAATCCTTCTAAAAAAGTATAGTCGATATAAATTCCAACCCAAAGTACGCTCACAATAGCTGCTGATGGTATAGGAAGTCCGATAAAAACATTTGGCTCATATGTGCCAGTAGTGACATTAAAACGAGCAAGCCTAATAGCTCCAAAAACCACGAACATAGCAGCTATAAGTGCCCCAAATCTGCCAAAATTTTTACCAATAGTCAAATAAAATAAAATCGCTGGCGCTACACCAAAAGCAACAAGATCTGCAAGACTATCAAACTCTACCCCAAATTTGCTAGTTGTCTTTGTAAGTCTAGCCACACGTCCATCAAGTCCATCTAAAATAAGCGATAAGATGATATAAATAATGGCTT encodes:
- the pssA gene encoding CDP-diacylglycerol--serine O-phosphatidyltransferase, giving the protein MNNIQKMQLMYILPNLFTAASAFLGVISIISSIQGNYFKAIIYIILSLILDGLDGRVARLTKTTSKFGVEFDSLADLVAFGVAPAILFYLTIGKNFGRFGALIAAMFVVFGAIRLARFNVTTGTYEPNVFIGLPIPSAAIVSVLWVGIYIDYTFLEGFEWCLMLLEATLAALMVSNIRYPSFKKINLKQTHVIRILVALVVAFSMLYLYPFESATLVMSVYMLYGIVRATIMFSKNSKKKESE
- a CDS encoding 2-isopropylmalate synthase codes for the protein MDKNKIIIFDTTLRDGEQSPGASMNTAEKLQIALQLERLGVDVMEAGFAAASPGDFDAVNQIAKQASNIKVCSLARAVERDIKAAGEALAPAKNKRIHTFIATSPIHMEYKLKMSPDEVIKRAIESIKYAKTFCDDVEFSCEDACRSEMSFLKEICDAAINAGARTLNIPDTVGYLYPEEITARISEIVKFVGDRAIISVHNHNDLGMATANSLAAIKAGARQVEGTINGIGERAGNAALEEIVMAIKTRQDVFAPLYTDIISKEIYPTSRLIASIIGIEPQPNKAIVGKNAFAHESGIHQDGVLKHKETYEIISAESIGLEKNSLVLGKHSGRHAFKDKLASLGFDLDSDALNKAFEKFKELADKKKEIFDDDIRALVAEEITKIPQAYEITALLQSSGGSLASASISIKHNDEIISDSALGNGTADAIFKVVDRISGISGTLKDYKVASVSQGKDALAKVDVKVEFEGKTAVIGHGLDIDTMMASAKAYVGALNSYLRIHKN
- a CDS encoding ThiF family adenylyltransferase — translated: MQNDRFTRIRWLFGEDGFSRLQSAKVLVCGAGGVGGMCVDALARSGVGSITLIDKDIFDVTNQNRQIYSENVGGVKVEEFAKIYPCITPMQTLITPEFVTGFDFSKFDVVIDAIDDITAKIALANAVDPSKFIASMGGAKRVDPTKIKVACVWKTSVDPLARKYRYELKKSGFSGKFDVVFSTEEPLCKPLGSFMGVTACFGLNLASLAVKKIVGQ
- the surE gene encoding 5'/3'-nucleotidase SurE, coding for MKEILITNDDGFEATGLLALKEALSELDGVNVTIVAPSSEKSACAHSLTLTRPLRFIKLDDNFFKLDDATPSDCVYLALHALYNKKPDLVISGINHGANLGEDITYSGTCGAAMEGVLQGIRSIAFSQFYANNSLNELGFELAKEVVKFIVSKVLEGEISLNQREFLNVNIPAVTSKNFKGYSIVPAGKRTYATHATLNRNPRGIEYYWLGNAALEYEKGEPSDISKVNEGFATITPIKLNMTSYESLESLKGKFDAK